The following are from one region of the Corylus avellana chromosome ca1, CavTom2PMs-1.0 genome:
- the LOC132181352 gene encoding tubby-like F-box protein 8, whose translation MSFRSIVRDVRDGFGSLSRRGFEVRLTGHNRGKSHGSLHDLHDQPIVIQNSRWASLPPELLYDVIRRLEESENTWPARKHVVACAAVCRSWRTMCKEIVKSPELCGKLTFPVSLKQPGPRDGTIQCFIKRDKSNLTYHLYMCLSPALLVENGKFLLSAKRTRRTTCTEYVISMDADNISRSSSTYIGKLRSNFLGTKFIIYDTQPPCTSTHIPPPGRTSRRFYSKKVSPKVPTGSYNIAQLAYELNVLGTRGPRRMHCVMHSIPASALDAGGTVPGQPELLPRSLEDSFRSISFSKSLDHSVDFSSARFSEIGGPQDDDEDRKLRPLILKNKPPRWHEQLQCWCLNFRGRVTVASVKNFQLIAATQPAAGAPTPSQPAPPEHDKIILQFGKVGKDMFTMDYRYPLSAFQAFAICLSSFDTKLACE comes from the exons ATGTCATTCCGTAGCATAGTTCGGGATGTGAGGGATGGTTTTGGGAGCTTATCTAGACGGGGTTTTGAAGTCAGGCTAACCGGACATAATAGAGGCAAATCTCATGGTTCATTACATGATTTGCATGACCAACCTATCGTAATTCAGAACAGTCGTTGGGCTAGTCTACCGCCAGAGCTACTATATGATGTGATTAGAAGGTTGGAAGAGAGTGAGAATACGTGGCCTGCTCGTAAGCATGTGGTTGCATGTGCTGCAGTTTGCCGTTCTTGGAGGACTATGTGCAAAGAAATTGTTAAGAGTCCTGAGTTGTGTGGGAAGCTTACCTTTCCTGTGTCCCTGAAGCAG CCGGGGCCGCGTGATGGAACTATTCAATGCTtcataaaaagagataaatcaAATTTAACATACCACCTTTATATGTGTCTTAGCCCTG CATTGCTGGTTGAAAATGGAAAGTTCCTGCTTTCAGCAAAGAGGACTCGAAGAACCACATGCACAGAATATGTTATCTCTATGGATGCTGATAACATTTCAAGATCAAGTAGCACATATATTGGCAAACTGAG ATCAAATTTTCTTGGCACAAAATTCATAATATATGATACACAGCCTCCATGTACTTCAACCCACATTCCCCCTCCAGGGCGAACAAGCCGAagattttattccaaaaaagtGTCTCCAAAGGTTCCAACAGGAAGCTACAACATAGCCCAGTTAGCTTACGAACTAAATGTGTTAGGCACGCGAGGGCCACGAAGGATGCATTGCGTAATGCATTCAATCCCGGCGTCAGCACTTGATGCAGGTGGCACTGTCCCTGGCCAACCAGAGCTTCTTCCCCGCTCTCTGGAGGACTCATTCCGGAGCATCTCCTTCTCAAAGTCTCTTGATCACTCTGTTGATTTCAGCAGTGCACGATTTTCTGAAATTGGTGGGCCCcaagatgatgatgaggatcGCAAACTAAGACCCTTGATTCTGAAAAACAAGCCCCCTAGATGGCATGAACAGTTACAGTGCTGGTGCTTGAACTTTCGTGGGCGGGTAACTGTTGCATCTGTTAAGAACTTTCAGTTGATTGCTGCTACACAGCCTGCTGCTGGTGCACCAACACCATCTCAGCCAGCCCCACCAGAGCATGATAAGATAATTCTGCAGTTTGGTAAAGTTGGTAAAGATATGTTCACCATGGATTATCGTTATCCTCTATCAGCATTTCAGGCTTTTGCAATTTGCTTGAGCAGCTTTGACACCAAATTGGCTTGTGAATAG